In the genome of Myroides phaeus, one region contains:
- the metH gene encoding methionine synthase, translated as MSTILTKTDIRELLKERTLVLDGAMGTMLQAYQFTEEDFRGERFADFAHSLKGNNDLLSITQPEAVKEVHRKYLLAGADILSTNTFSGTTIAMADYHLEDLVYELNYQSAKIAREVADEVEALTPDKPRFVAGAIGPTNKTASLSPDVNNPGYRAITFEELRVAYKQQAEALLDGGCDLLLVETIFDTLNAKAALFALDEIRTERNIDIPIMISGTITDASGRTLSGQTVEAFLISISHIPLLSIGFNCALGAEQLEPYVKQLSQHTAVNISAHPNAGLPNAFGEYDETPEEMRALINSFLSQNLVQIIGGCCGTTPDHIKLIAEAVEENQSARKAFPKSTSKPVLALSGLEPLYVTAEANFINIGERTNVTGSRRFLRLIKEEKFDEALAVAREQVEGGAQIIDINMDEGLLDGVHCMTNFLNLIASEPDIAKVPIMIDSSKWEIIEAGLRVVQGKAIVNSISLKEGEALFIEHAKLIRRYGAASVVMAFDENGQADSYERRIEICKRSYDILVNEVGFPPQDIIFDPNIFPVATGMEEHNNNALDFFNATKWIRENLPYANVSGGVSNVSFSFRGNNKVREAMHAAFLYHAIQNGMNMGIVNPEMLEIYDEVDPDLMRYVEDVLLNRKDDATERLLDFAESIKSDVTSNTSTQKIEEWRAGTIQERLTHSLVKGVETYIEVDVEEARLSVDQPIKVIEGYLMTGMNVVGDLFGAGKMFLPQVVKSARVMKKAVAYLLPYIEESKRLNATASTGNAGKILMATVRGDVHDIGKNIVAVVLACNNYEIVDLGVMVSPEKIIETAIKENVDVIGLSGLITPSLDEMVHLAKELNKIDCNVPIMIGGATTSRVHTAVKIAPEYNNCVVHVHDASRSVTTVNQLLQKEIKEEFKSSLKEEYNKLRQDYLGRARDKSYVTLKQARANKFKIEWKQEDIVQPNFIGTQQVSVELDELLPFIDWAPFFRSWQLFGKFPAILEDEVVGETATQLYEDALVMLDKIIQERWFEAKGIIGIFPANQVNDDDIEVSNEKGEVINTLLTLRQQSLKNVKAPNIALADFIAPKETGLQDYIGLFCVTTGFGVDEIAKAYENDLDDYNAIMVKALADRLVEGFAEFLHHKVRKEIWGYAQTEELSNEELIKEHYQGIRPAPGYPACPDHLEKGTIWELLQVEQEIGVKLTESYAMFPAAAVSGYYFAHPQSRYFGLGKIEQDQLQDYANRRNISVEDAEKWLAPNLAQNKNLIPN; from the coding sequence ATGTCAACAATACTAACCAAAACGGATATTAGAGAACTGCTAAAAGAAAGAACATTGGTACTTGATGGAGCAATGGGTACAATGTTGCAGGCATATCAGTTTACGGAAGAAGACTTTAGAGGAGAGCGCTTTGCTGATTTTGCACATTCTCTTAAAGGAAACAATGACTTGTTGTCTATAACTCAACCTGAAGCTGTAAAAGAAGTTCATCGAAAATATCTTTTAGCCGGAGCGGACATACTATCTACTAATACTTTCTCAGGCACAACCATTGCAATGGCCGATTATCACTTGGAAGACCTTGTGTATGAATTAAACTATCAGTCGGCAAAAATTGCAAGAGAAGTTGCTGATGAAGTTGAAGCATTAACTCCTGACAAACCACGTTTTGTAGCTGGAGCTATTGGTCCAACCAACAAAACAGCGAGTTTATCACCCGATGTTAATAATCCGGGCTATCGTGCAATTACCTTTGAAGAATTGCGTGTAGCTTACAAACAACAAGCAGAAGCTTTATTAGATGGAGGTTGCGATTTATTATTAGTAGAAACAATCTTTGATACTCTGAATGCAAAAGCAGCTTTATTTGCTTTAGACGAGATACGTACAGAAAGAAATATTGATATTCCGATTATGATTTCGGGAACAATTACTGATGCTTCTGGACGTACTTTATCAGGACAAACAGTAGAAGCTTTCTTAATCTCAATTTCGCATATTCCTTTATTAAGTATCGGATTTAACTGTGCTTTGGGAGCAGAACAATTAGAGCCCTATGTCAAACAATTATCACAACATACGGCTGTAAATATTTCTGCACATCCAAATGCTGGATTGCCAAATGCTTTTGGTGAATACGACGAAACACCGGAAGAAATGAGAGCGTTAATCAATAGTTTTCTAAGTCAAAACTTAGTACAAATTATTGGTGGATGCTGTGGTACTACACCAGATCACATTAAGTTAATTGCCGAGGCAGTAGAAGAAAATCAAAGTGCACGTAAGGCATTTCCTAAAAGCACCTCTAAACCAGTTTTAGCGTTATCTGGACTTGAACCACTCTACGTAACTGCTGAAGCTAACTTTATCAATATTGGCGAACGTACTAATGTTACGGGGTCACGACGTTTTCTTCGTTTAATCAAAGAAGAGAAGTTTGACGAAGCACTTGCTGTTGCACGTGAACAAGTAGAAGGTGGAGCACAAATTATAGACATAAATATGGATGAAGGTTTGTTAGACGGTGTACACTGTATGACTAACTTTCTAAACTTAATAGCATCAGAACCTGATATTGCAAAAGTTCCAATTATGATTGATAGTTCCAAATGGGAGATTATTGAGGCTGGATTGCGAGTGGTACAAGGAAAAGCAATTGTCAATTCTATTAGCTTAAAAGAAGGAGAAGCATTATTTATTGAACACGCTAAATTAATTAGACGTTATGGTGCTGCCTCAGTCGTAATGGCTTTTGATGAAAATGGACAAGCTGATTCTTACGAAAGAAGAATTGAAATCTGTAAACGCTCGTATGATATCTTGGTTAATGAAGTAGGCTTTCCCCCTCAGGATATAATCTTTGACCCTAATATATTCCCGGTTGCAACAGGAATGGAGGAACACAACAACAATGCATTGGACTTTTTTAATGCGACGAAATGGATTCGGGAAAACCTTCCTTATGCCAATGTAAGTGGTGGTGTAAGTAACGTTTCCTTTTCCTTTCGTGGTAATAATAAAGTACGTGAAGCTATGCACGCTGCCTTTCTATACCACGCTATTCAAAATGGAATGAATATGGGAATCGTTAATCCTGAAATGTTAGAGATATACGATGAAGTTGATCCTGATTTAATGAGATATGTAGAAGACGTATTGTTAAACAGAAAAGACGACGCAACTGAAAGACTATTAGACTTTGCAGAAAGCATCAAATCTGATGTAACAAGTAATACCTCAACTCAAAAAATTGAAGAATGGCGCGCTGGTACTATTCAAGAGCGATTGACACACTCTCTTGTGAAAGGTGTTGAAACCTACATTGAAGTGGATGTTGAAGAAGCAAGATTAAGTGTTGACCAACCTATCAAGGTTATTGAAGGTTATTTAATGACCGGAATGAATGTAGTAGGTGATTTATTTGGAGCTGGAAAGATGTTTTTACCTCAAGTTGTCAAATCTGCTCGAGTAATGAAAAAAGCAGTGGCTTACCTCCTTCCCTATATTGAAGAAAGTAAACGTTTAAATGCTACAGCCTCTACGGGTAACGCAGGGAAAATACTGATGGCAACCGTACGTGGTGATGTGCACGATATTGGAAAGAATATAGTAGCTGTTGTCTTAGCCTGTAACAATTATGAGATTGTGGATTTAGGTGTAATGGTCTCTCCAGAAAAAATCATTGAAACAGCCATAAAAGAAAATGTTGATGTAATTGGGTTAAGCGGCCTTATTACCCCCTCTTTAGACGAGATGGTTCACTTGGCAAAAGAATTAAACAAAATAGACTGTAACGTGCCCATTATGATCGGAGGCGCAACAACTTCAAGAGTACACACAGCAGTAAAGATTGCCCCTGAGTATAACAATTGTGTTGTTCACGTTCACGACGCTTCTCGTTCAGTTACAACTGTCAATCAATTACTACAAAAAGAAATAAAAGAAGAGTTTAAATCCTCTTTAAAAGAAGAATATAATAAACTACGACAAGACTACTTAGGCAGAGCAAGAGATAAGAGCTATGTTACCTTAAAGCAAGCAAGAGCTAATAAGTTTAAAATTGAGTGGAAACAAGAAGATATTGTTCAACCAAACTTTATAGGTACACAACAAGTATCTGTAGAATTAGATGAGCTATTGCCATTTATAGATTGGGCTCCCTTCTTTCGTTCTTGGCAATTATTTGGAAAGTTTCCAGCTATTTTAGAAGATGAAGTCGTTGGAGAAACAGCCACACAACTCTATGAAGACGCCTTAGTGATGTTAGATAAAATCATCCAAGAACGCTGGTTTGAAGCCAAGGGAATTATTGGAATATTTCCAGCAAACCAAGTGAATGACGATGATATAGAAGTGTCTAATGAAAAAGGAGAAGTTATCAACACCCTATTAACATTGCGCCAGCAGTCATTAAAAAATGTCAAAGCACCCAATATTGCTTTAGCAGACTTTATTGCTCCAAAAGAAACAGGATTACAAGATTATATCGGTCTTTTTTGTGTAACAACTGGATTTGGAGTAGATGAAATTGCCAAAGCTTATGAAAATGACTTAGATGATTACAATGCAATTATGGTTAAAGCATTAGCCGATAGATTAGTTGAAGGATTTGCTGAATTTCTACACCACAAGGTAAGAAAGGAAATTTGGGGATATGCTCAAACAGAGGAGTTATCTAACGAAGAACTAATCAAAGAACACTACCAAGGTATAAGACCAGCTCCAGGATATCCAGCTTGTCCGGACCACCTTGAGAAAGGAACGATTTGGGAACTGCTACAAGTAGAACAAGAAATTGGTGTAAAGCTAACCGAGAGTTACGCTATGTTTCCTGCAGCAGCTGTTTCGGGTTACTATTTTGCTCACCCTCAAAGTAGATACTTTGGTTTAGGAAAAATAGAACAGGATCAATTGCAAGATTATGCAAATAGAAGAAATATCTCAGTAGAAGATGCTGAAAAATGGCTTGCCCCCAACTTAGCCCAAAACAAGAATTTAATACCAAACTAA
- a CDS encoding trans-sulfuration enzyme family protein, which translates to MSTTTPNNEFCFETQAIRTQIERSQFNEHSAPLYLTSSFVFDDAENMRAVFADEIVQHSYSRFTNPNQTELVDKICLFEKAEAGYAFATGMAAIYCSLFPLLKTGDHVISCSNIFGSTRSLLSNLFPEWGVTTSYFDTSEVAIVESLIQPNTKILFAESPTNPGVDILDLALLGEVAKKHNLIFIVDNTFATPYLQNPIDFGADLVVHSTTKLIDGQGRVCGGVTVGNKDLIQKIYLFARTIGTAISPFNAWILSKSLETLAVRVDRHCENALAIAQFLEKNPNVEFIKYPFLPSHPQYEMAKKQMKQGGNIIAFGIKGGLDAGRNFINAVKLCSCSANLGDSRTIVTHPASTTHSKVPPAEKIATGITDNLIRLSVGLENVKDIISDLDQALRAK; encoded by the coding sequence ATGAGTACAACTACCCCCAACAATGAGTTTTGTTTTGAAACACAAGCCATCCGGACCCAAATAGAGAGAAGTCAATTTAACGAGCACTCTGCCCCACTTTACTTGACATCAAGCTTTGTCTTTGATGATGCAGAAAATATGAGAGCCGTATTTGCAGATGAAATTGTGCAACACTCTTACTCTCGATTTACTAATCCCAACCAAACAGAATTAGTAGATAAGATATGTTTATTTGAAAAAGCAGAAGCAGGTTATGCTTTCGCTACAGGGATGGCGGCCATTTATTGTAGTTTGTTTCCTTTACTAAAAACCGGAGACCACGTTATTTCTTGTTCAAACATATTTGGTTCTACAAGGTCACTACTAAGTAACCTTTTTCCAGAATGGGGAGTAACAACAAGCTACTTTGATACCAGTGAAGTTGCAATTGTAGAAAGCTTAATACAACCAAATACTAAAATACTATTTGCTGAGAGTCCAACTAACCCTGGTGTAGATATTTTAGATTTAGCTTTATTAGGAGAAGTTGCAAAAAAACACAACTTAATCTTTATTGTTGATAACACCTTTGCAACACCATATCTACAGAATCCTATTGATTTTGGTGCAGATCTTGTGGTTCATTCAACAACAAAGTTAATTGATGGACAAGGGAGAGTTTGTGGAGGGGTAACAGTTGGCAATAAAGACCTCATCCAAAAGATATATCTATTTGCCCGTACAATTGGAACAGCAATCTCACCTTTTAATGCTTGGATACTATCAAAAAGCTTAGAAACACTTGCCGTACGCGTAGATAGACATTGTGAAAATGCATTAGCTATTGCACAATTTTTAGAAAAGAACCCTAACGTAGAATTTATTAAATACCCGTTTCTTCCAAGTCATCCACAATATGAAATGGCTAAGAAGCAAATGAAACAAGGAGGTAATATTATTGCTTTCGGCATTAAAGGAGGATTAGATGCAGGTCGAAACTTCATCAATGCCGTAAAGTTATGTAGTTGTTCTGCCAACTTAGGAGATAGCAGAACAATTGTTACCCACCCCGCTTCTACAACCCATAGTAAGGTTCCTCCGGCAGAAAAAATTGCTACAGGTATTACAGATAACCTGATTCGTCTGTCTGTGGGATTAGAAAATGTAAAAGATATTATCAGTGATTTAGACCAAGCACTTCGTGCAAAGTAA
- a CDS encoding trans-sulfuration enzyme family protein, producing the protein MSTQTDILNNIPIDPHTGAIAVPIYQTTTFAQEAPGVNKGFDYSRTNNPTRQVLENLVASLENGTNGFAFGSGLAAIDAIFKTLSTNDEVIAVANIYGGTYRLLNDVYAKFGIKTTYVDTTNAQNVKDAITANTKIIWIESPTNPTLRISDIQAIAKIATEAKVLLCVDNTFATPIAQKPLDLGADIVIHSATKYIAGHSDVVAGLVITKTEELGRTIKFHQNATGAILSPFDSFLTIRGIETLLLRYKGYSENAQKIAEYLSTHPKINNIYYPGLPTHEGHELAKKQQKYFGGVISFDLKENTEKAAFKLIKSLQQFTLTEGLGGIKSLSNYPYKMSHGSVPTAIKEKAGISKSLIRLSIGLEETEDLLKDIEQALAKL; encoded by the coding sequence ATGAGTACCCAAACTGACATATTAAATAATATTCCTATTGATCCTCATACCGGTGCTATTGCGGTTCCAATTTATCAAACAACAACATTTGCTCAAGAAGCTCCTGGAGTAAACAAAGGTTTTGATTACTCTCGTACTAATAATCCGACAAGACAAGTGCTTGAGAACTTAGTTGCATCCTTAGAAAATGGTACAAATGGATTTGCTTTCGGAAGTGGTTTAGCGGCAATTGATGCCATATTTAAAACGCTTTCTACCAATGACGAAGTAATTGCAGTAGCTAATATTTATGGGGGCACTTATAGATTATTAAATGATGTATATGCCAAGTTTGGGATTAAAACAACTTACGTTGATACGACAAATGCACAAAATGTAAAAGATGCTATTACAGCTAATACCAAAATCATTTGGATTGAAAGTCCCACAAATCCAACATTGCGCATTTCAGATATTCAGGCAATTGCTAAAATAGCAACAGAAGCAAAAGTGTTACTATGCGTTGACAATACGTTTGCAACACCAATCGCACAGAAGCCTCTTGACTTAGGAGCTGACATAGTAATTCACAGTGCTACAAAATACATCGCAGGACATTCAGACGTAGTTGCAGGATTAGTAATAACCAAAACAGAAGAGTTGGGAAGAACAATCAAGTTTCACCAAAACGCCACAGGTGCAATCCTAAGTCCATTTGATAGCTTTCTAACGATTCGCGGCATTGAAACCTTGCTATTGCGATACAAAGGATATTCTGAAAATGCTCAAAAAATAGCAGAATACCTCAGCACACATCCAAAAATAAACAACATTTATTATCCAGGTTTACCAACACACGAAGGACACGAATTAGCTAAAAAACAACAGAAATACTTCGGAGGTGTTATAAGTTTTGATTTAAAAGAAAACACAGAAAAAGCTGCGTTTAAATTGATTAAAAGCCTACAACAATTCACCTTAACAGAGGGCTTAGGAGGAATTAAAAGCTTAAGTAATTATCCCTATAAAATGTCTCACGGATCTGTTCCTACAGCCATTAAAGAGAAAGCAGGAATATCAAAAAGTTTAATCCGATTATCCATCGGCTTAGAAGAAACAGAAGACTTATTAAAAGATATAGAGCAAGCATTAGCAAAACTATAA
- a CDS encoding alpha/beta fold hydrolase, with product MNSLKEITLTNYVLPNARTQDFTLTYQVFGQPLHTAPIVVINHALTGNSDVSGENGWWKSLVGTNQVIDLNRYTVIAFDIPGNGYNQNPSHLITDYKIITTQLIADLFWKGLQIIGVDNLYAVVGGSLGGSIAWEMALQKPNAIQHLIPIATSIRASDWLIGNALVQDSILTNSANPIEDARMHAMLLYRTPASLQLKFNNQIKEQEEQYAIESWLKYHGKTLNNRFALSSYKLMNHLLKTIGHHLTEETLEQFAKQSSTNILSIAVDSDYMFTNTEQKQIVERIKKHKKNIAFKEIQSIHGHDAFLIEYEQLNHLLTDIF from the coding sequence ATGAATAGCTTAAAAGAAATAACATTAACCAACTACGTTTTACCAAACGCCAGAACACAAGACTTTACGTTAACCTACCAAGTTTTTGGGCAACCACTACATACAGCTCCAATTGTAGTGATAAACCACGCTTTGACAGGAAATAGTGATGTGAGTGGTGAAAATGGCTGGTGGAAAAGCTTAGTGGGAACAAATCAAGTAATTGACCTAAACCGCTATACTGTTATTGCTTTTGACATACCTGGTAATGGTTATAATCAAAATCCATCCCATCTAATCACTGATTATAAAATAATCACAACCCAGCTAATAGCTGATCTGTTTTGGAAAGGTTTACAAATAATAGGTGTTGATAACTTATACGCTGTAGTTGGTGGTAGTTTAGGTGGTAGTATCGCTTGGGAAATGGCATTGCAAAAGCCAAATGCAATACAACATTTAATTCCTATTGCTACAAGTATACGAGCATCGGATTGGCTTATTGGCAATGCTTTAGTGCAAGACAGTATTCTAACTAACTCAGCAAATCCTATTGAAGATGCCAGAATGCACGCTATGCTTTTATATCGTACACCTGCTTCTCTTCAGTTGAAGTTCAACAATCAGATTAAAGAACAAGAAGAACAATACGCAATAGAAAGTTGGTTAAAGTACCACGGAAAAACATTGAATAATCGCTTTGCTCTGTCTTCTTATAAGTTAATGAATCACCTATTAAAAACAATAGGACATCACTTAACAGAAGAAACGTTAGAACAGTTTGCAAAACAAAGCTCCACAAACATTCTAAGTATAGCAGTTGACAGTGACTATATGTTCACCAATACAGAACAAAAACAAATTGTAGAACGCATTAAAAAACATAAAAAGAATATAGCGTTCAAAGAGATTCAATCAATACACGGACACGATGCCTTTTTGATAGAATACGAACAATTAAACCATTTATTAACAGACATATTTTAA
- the thrA gene encoding bifunctional aspartate kinase/homoserine dehydrogenase I gives MKVLKFGGKSLASGQAFDNVINIITDKANQGRITIVVSAIGDTTDTLENILELAKTQQDYNTVFEAFKNRSYHQLADIKTELDVLNKLYEGVSLIEDYNLKIKDQVLAQGEVISSKILAKQLIDRGFKALAVDSRQFFITDNNFGSAQANEELSKEKTQAYFKSLDQNTIAVVTGFIGSTEKGETVTLGRNGSNYSAALLANFTNADELQNYTHVDGIYTANPDWVKSAQKIEELHFDEANELANFGASILHAKTILPLVENNIPLRILNTLNPQSTGTLISGKQTIQGIKSLSVQSDVALIQFEGRGLLGIAGVDARVFTALANEEISVGVISQGSSERGLGFIVEAQDAELAAEALQKEFQNDFYTKDVNRISILKDIAVISIIGQDLSTFDKPYAALVKNKIVPILFNNTVTGKNVSLVVRKEEAKKALNVIHGQIFGIAKKINIAVFGHGLVGGTLIDQVLQSAESIAAKKNIALNIFAIGNSKKVLLSDNGITENWRDQLVSNSIPYTIKDVVDFANQNHLENLIAIDNTASGEFVKNYIPLVENGFDLISSNKIGNTISYDFYKQLRDTLKANHKEYLYETNVGAGLPLIDTIKLLHLSGENITKIKGVFSGSLSYIFNTYSVEDRPFSAVLKEAIDKGFTEPDPREDLSGNDVGRKLLILARELDLQNEFEEINIQNLIPTDLQTIDTPTFLQSLEKLNPYFDKIKEGLKPNTVLRYVGELSGDLQKDKGILETKLVEVPTNSALGQLKGSDSLFEIYTESYGENPIIIQGAGAGASVTARGVFGDILRLADK, from the coding sequence ATGAAAGTATTAAAGTTTGGAGGGAAATCCCTTGCATCAGGACAAGCTTTTGACAATGTAATTAACATCATTACAGACAAAGCAAACCAAGGACGTATCACTATTGTTGTTTCTGCTATTGGAGATACAACAGATACATTGGAAAATATATTAGAATTAGCCAAAACACAACAAGACTACAATACTGTCTTTGAAGCTTTTAAAAATAGAAGCTATCACCAATTAGCAGATATTAAAACAGAGCTTGATGTATTGAACAAATTATATGAAGGGGTTTCTTTAATTGAAGATTACAACTTAAAAATTAAAGACCAAGTACTTGCACAAGGAGAAGTTATTTCAAGTAAAATATTGGCGAAACAATTGATCGACAGAGGCTTCAAAGCACTGGCTGTTGATAGTCGCCAATTTTTTATAACAGATAACAATTTCGGAAGCGCACAAGCCAATGAAGAACTATCAAAAGAAAAAACACAAGCTTATTTTAAATCGTTAGATCAAAATACTATTGCTGTTGTAACTGGTTTTATTGGTTCTACCGAAAAAGGAGAAACAGTAACATTAGGACGAAATGGAAGTAATTACTCTGCTGCATTATTAGCCAATTTCACTAACGCTGATGAATTGCAAAACTACACTCACGTAGATGGAATTTACACTGCTAATCCAGATTGGGTAAAGAGTGCTCAGAAAATTGAAGAATTACACTTTGATGAAGCTAATGAGTTAGCCAATTTTGGTGCTTCCATTTTACACGCAAAAACAATATTGCCTCTTGTTGAAAACAATATTCCGTTAAGAATATTAAACACATTAAACCCTCAAAGTACAGGTACATTAATTTCTGGTAAACAAACAATACAAGGAATTAAATCTCTTTCCGTACAATCTGATGTAGCATTAATTCAATTTGAAGGAAGAGGATTATTAGGAATTGCAGGAGTAGATGCAAGAGTATTTACAGCCTTAGCTAATGAAGAAATAAGCGTTGGTGTTATTTCACAAGGTTCTTCTGAAAGAGGATTAGGTTTTATTGTTGAAGCACAAGACGCTGAATTAGCAGCTGAAGCACTACAGAAAGAGTTTCAAAATGACTTCTACACAAAAGACGTAAACCGTATTTCTATCCTAAAAGACATTGCTGTTATTTCAATCATCGGACAAGACTTAAGCACCTTTGACAAACCCTATGCAGCCTTAGTTAAAAATAAAATTGTTCCTATTCTTTTCAACAATACAGTAACAGGTAAAAACGTGAGTTTAGTAGTTCGAAAAGAAGAAGCTAAGAAAGCACTCAATGTAATTCACGGACAAATATTTGGTATCGCTAAAAAAATAAACATTGCTGTATTTGGACACGGACTTGTAGGTGGTACTTTAATTGACCAAGTACTACAATCTGCTGAGTCAATTGCTGCTAAAAAGAATATTGCCTTGAACATCTTTGCGATTGGAAACTCTAAGAAAGTCTTATTATCAGACAATGGAATTACGGAAAATTGGAGAGATCAACTTGTAAGCAATAGCATTCCTTACACAATTAAAGATGTTGTTGACTTTGCAAATCAAAATCACTTAGAGAATTTAATTGCTATTGACAATACGGCTTCTGGCGAATTTGTAAAAAACTATATTCCATTAGTTGAAAATGGCTTTGACCTTATCTCTTCTAATAAAATTGGAAATACCATCTCTTATGATTTTTACAAACAATTGCGAGATACCTTAAAAGCAAATCACAAAGAGTATTTATACGAAACCAACGTAGGCGCAGGATTACCGTTAATCGATACAATTAAGTTATTACACCTATCAGGCGAAAACATAACAAAGATAAAAGGTGTATTCTCAGGTAGTTTAAGTTACATATTCAACACATATTCTGTAGAAGACCGCCCTTTTAGTGCTGTATTAAAAGAAGCTATTGACAAAGGCTTTACAGAACCTGATCCAAGAGAAGATTTATCTGGAAACGATGTAGGTCGTAAACTATTAATCTTAGCCAGAGAATTAGACTTACAAAATGAATTTGAAGAAATAAACATTCAGAACCTAATTCCTACAGATTTACAAACAATAGATACGCCAACATTCTTACAAAGTTTAGAAAAGCTAAACCCTTATTTCGACAAAATAAAAGAAGGTCTAAAGCCAAACACTGTGTTGAGATATGTAGGAGAACTATCAGGAGATTTACAAAAAGACAAAGGCATTTTAGAAACTAAATTGGTAGAAGTACCTACTAATTCAGCCTTAGGTCAGTTAAAAGGTTCTGACAGTTTGTTTGAAATCTACACAGAAAGCTACGGAGAGAATCCAATTATTATTCAAGGTGCTGGTGCTGGTGCATCAGTTACAGCAAGAGGAGTATTTGGAGATATACTAAGACTTGCTGACAAATAA
- a CDS encoding O-acetylhomoserine aminocarboxypropyltransferase/cysteine synthase family protein → MSNFNFSTQALHAGHDVQATAGTRAVPIYQTSSYVFENADHAAGAFNLSIPAYIYTRLNNPTNDILEKRLAALEGGIGAVVTSSGAAAISTALLTLLKAGDHIVSSSSLYGGTYNLFNVTLPRFGINTTFVDSSDIENFKKNILPNTKAIFIESLGNPKLDIIDIQAVSKIAKEFKIPLIVDNTVASPSLLRPIEHGANIVIHSLTKYITGNGTSLGGAIIDAGTFDWSSGKFPEFTEPSPGYHGLIYHEALGNAAFIAKVRVEGLRDLGAALSPFNAFQIIQGLETLPIRIKKHSENALELAEWLEKQEEVAWVNYPGLKSSPYYDLAKKYLPEGQSGVVTFGLKKGFEAAKKVANETVLFSLLANIGDTKSLIIHPASTTHQQLSVNEQKATGVSPDLIRLSVGIENIEDLKTDLKNVFKKL, encoded by the coding sequence ATGAGCAACTTCAATTTTTCAACACAGGCATTACACGCAGGACACGATGTACAAGCAACAGCAGGAACAAGAGCTGTACCGATTTACCAAACATCATCTTACGTATTTGAAAACGCAGATCACGCAGCAGGAGCATTTAACTTGTCAATCCCTGCTTATATCTATACAAGATTAAACAATCCGACGAATGATATTCTTGAAAAAAGATTAGCCGCTTTAGAAGGTGGGATCGGAGCTGTAGTAACCTCATCGGGAGCAGCGGCAATTTCAACTGCTCTACTTACATTATTAAAAGCAGGCGACCACATTGTATCATCAAGCAGTTTATATGGTGGAACTTACAACCTTTTCAATGTTACATTACCACGCTTTGGAATCAATACAACTTTCGTAGATTCTTCTGACATTGAAAACTTCAAGAAAAATATTTTGCCAAATACAAAGGCAATATTCATTGAAAGCTTAGGAAACCCAAAACTTGACATTATCGATATACAGGCAGTTTCTAAAATTGCAAAAGAGTTTAAAATTCCGTTAATCGTTGATAATACAGTTGCTTCACCTTCTCTACTTAGACCTATTGAACACGGAGCAAACATTGTGATTCACTCTCTTACAAAATACATTACTGGAAACGGGACATCTTTAGGAGGCGCAATCATTGACGCTGGAACATTCGACTGGAGCAGTGGTAAATTCCCCGAATTTACAGAACCTTCACCAGGATACCACGGATTAATCTACCACGAAGCACTTGGAAATGCCGCATTCATTGCTAAAGTAAGAGTTGAGGGATTAAGAGATTTGGGTGCTGCATTAAGTCCTTTCAATGCTTTTCAAATCATTCAAGGATTAGAAACCTTACCTATCAGAATTAAAAAACACAGTGAAAATGCACTTGAATTAGCTGAATGGTTAGAAAAACAAGAAGAAGTAGCTTGGGTTAATTACCCTGGTTTAAAATCAAGTCCTTATTACGACTTAGCAAAGAAATATCTTCCAGAAGGACAAAGTGGTGTGGTTACTTTCGGATTGAAAAAAGGATTTGAAGCCGCTAAAAAAGTAGCAAATGAAACGGTTCTTTTCTCTTTGCTTGCTAATATCGGAGATACTAAGTCATTGATTATTCACCCTGCTTCTACTACTCACCAACAACTAAGCGTAAACGAACAAAAAGCAACAGGTGTTTCTCCTGATTTAATTAGACTTTCTGTTGGTATTGAAAATATTGAAGACCTGAAAACTGATTTGAAAAACGTATTTAAAAAACTATAA